In a genomic window of Anser cygnoides isolate HZ-2024a breed goose chromosome 26, Taihu_goose_T2T_genome, whole genome shotgun sequence:
- the TM2D2 gene encoding TM2 domain-containing protein 2, whose amino-acid sequence MSPRRGGPLGYALLCGQAALLLGNLLLLHGASRAAPNNASEPDAPGPDPPAAAWAYSDPQAPLVLCTYLPEEFVECEEPVDHGGNATAQQELGHGCVKFGGQAHGDVDHTRVQCRALDGIECAEPRSFLRGSKPCIRYTGHYFITTLLYSFFLGCFGVDRFCLGHTGTAVGKLLTLGGLGIWWFVDLILLITGGLMPSDGSNWCTVY is encoded by the exons ATGTCGCCGCGGCGCGGCGGGCCGCTGGGCTACGCGCTGCTGTGCGGGCAGGCCGCGCTGCTGCTCggcaacctgctgctgctgcacggcGCCTCCCGCGCCGCGCCCAACAACGCCTCCGAGCCCGACGCGCCGGGGCCGgacccgcccgccgccgcctgggCCTACAGCGACCCGCAGGCGCCGCTCGTGCTCTGCACCTACCT ccccgagGAGTTCGTGGAGTGCGAGGAGCCCGTGGACCACGGCGGCAACGCCACGgcgcagcaggagctggggcacgGCTGCGTCAAg ttcGGCGGGCAGGCGCACGGCGACGTGGACCACACGCGGGTGCAGTGCCGGGCGCTGGACGGCATCGAGTGCGCCGAGCCGCGGAGCTTCCTGCGCGGCAGCAAGCCCTGCATCAG GTACACCGGGCACTATTTTATAACCACTTTGCTCTACTCGTTTTTCCTGGGTTGCTTCGGAGTGGATCGCTTCTGCCTGGGCCACACGGGGACGGCCGTGGGGAAGCTGCTGACGCTCGGAGGCCTCGGGATCTGGTGGTTCGTGGATCTGATTCTCCTCATCACCGGAGGGCTGATGCCCAGCGATGGCAGCAACTGGTGCACCGTGTACTGA
- the PLEKHA2 gene encoding pleckstrin homology domain-containing family A member 2: protein MPYLDRQNRICGFLDIEENETCGKFLRRYFILDTQANCLLWYMDNPQNLAIGAGAVGSLQLTYISKVSVATPKQKPKTPFCFVINALSQRYFLQASDQKDLQDWVEALNRASKITVPKGGGVLPAAEITKPPAVPQAQDRKPQVAYKTEIIGGVVVHTPISINQNGGDGAEGSDLAAHPLLRRSQSYIPVSATKPPAGPPAIKSGYCVKQGNVRKSWKRRYFVLDEFSISYYKCEQDKEPLRSILLKDVCKTHECLVKSGDLLMRDNLFEIITSSRTFYIQADSPEDMHSWIRAIAGAVQALKTRPREISFMRSCSMTKPAPSQQRQPAEERRALCKAPSTSSWQPWTPVPQAEGKQPALAEVPVQMRDAVFVPAFTERDVGAVPGQRLRHRSEPQHFKEKSFAFDLDDESIRTSDV from the exons ATGCCGTACCTGGACCGACAGAACCGTATCTGCGGGTTCCTGGACATCGAGGAAAATGAGACCTGCGGCAAGTTTCTGCGGAGGTATTTCATCCTGGACACCCAGGCCAACTGCCTGCTGTGGTACATGGACAACCCGCAG AACCTGGCCATCGGTGCGGGTGCTGTCGGATCTCTGCAGCTGACCTACATCTCCAAG GTCAGCGTCGCCACCCCGAAACAGAAACCGAAAACTCCGTTCTGCTTTG TTATCAATGCGTTATCTCAGCGCTACTTCCTGCAAGCCAGTGATCAGAAAGACCTGCAGGACTGGGTGGAGGCTCTCAACCGGGCCAGCAAGATCACG GTGCCGAAGGGCGGTGGcgtcctgcctgctgcagagatCACGAAGCCCCCGGCGGTGCCACAGGCGCAGGATAGGAAGCCTCAGGTTGCCTACAAAACCGAGATCATCGGGGGCGTGGTGGTGCACACCCCCATCTCCATCAACCAG AATGGAGGGGACGGGGCAGAGGGCAGCGACCTGGCCGCCCACCCGCTGCTGCGGCGCTCGCAGAGCTACATCCCCGTCTCGGCCACCAAgccgcccgccgggcccccTGCCATCAAGAGCGGCTACTGCGTGAAGCAGGGGAACGTG aggaagaGCTGGAAGCGCCGGTACTTTGTCCTCGACGAATTTTCCATCAGTTACTACAAGTGCGAGCAG GACAAGGAGCCCTTGCGTTCGATTCTCCTGAAGGACGTGTGCAAGACCCACGAATGCCTGGTCAAGTCTGG TGACCTCCTGATGCGGGACAACCTCTTTGAAATCATAACGAGCTCCAGGACCTTCTACATCCAG GCGGACAGCCCCGAGGACATGCACAGCTGGATCCGCGCCATCGCAGGGGCAGTTCAGGCCCTGAAAACCCGCCCGAGG GAAATCTCCTTCATGAGGTCCTGCTCCATGACCAagccagccccttcccagcagAGGCAGCCGGCGGAGGAGAGGAGAGCGCTTTGCAAAGCCCCCTCGACCTCCTCCTGGCAGCCGTGGACGCCGGTGCCCCAGGCGGAGGGGAAGCAGCCGGCGCTGGCGGAGGTGCCCGTGCAGATGAGGGACGCGGTGTTCGTGCCGGCGTTCACCGAGCGCGATGTCGGTGCTGTGCCGGGCCAGCGCCTGCGGCACAGGTCGGAGCCGCAGCACTTCAAGGAGAAGTCCTTCGCCTTCGACCTGGACGATGAAAGCATCCGGACCTCCGACGTCTGA